The genomic DNA CCATCCATCCTCATGTATACCTATCTTTCTATAGTTCTCTGGGTCCATActgacccctccctccatccccgtacacaccccccccccactatccAGCCCCATActgacccctccctccatccccgtaCACACACCCCACTATCCAGCCCCATActgacccctccctccatccccgtaCACACACCCCACTATCCAGCCCCGTActgacccctccctccatccccgtaCACCCCCCACTATCCAACCCCATActgacccctccctccatccccgtaCACCCCCCACTATCCAACCCCATACTGACCCCTCACTCCATCCCCGTACACccccctctatccaaccccatactgacccctccctccatccccgtaCACACACCCCACTATCCAACCCCATActgacccctccctccatccccgtaCACACACCCCACTATCCAACCCCATActgacccctccctccatccccgtacacacccCACTATCCTACCCCATActgacccctccctccatccccgtaCACACACCCCACTATCCAACCCCATActgacccctccctccatccccgtaCACACACCCCACTATCCAGTCCCATActgacccctccctccatccccgtaCACCCCCCCACTATCCAGCCCCATActgacccctccctccatccccgtaCACCCCCCCACTATCCAACCCCATActgacccctccctccatccccgtaCACCCCCCCCACTATCCAGCCCCATActgacccctccctccatccccgtaTACCCCCCCCACtaaccatccatccccatacacacctctccatctatctatccatgcATCCCACCTCATCCCACACACCACTGCTGCAGCCCCTTAGACatcccccccctctctccccacaccctCACCCCTAACCCATTTGGTCTCTCCGTAGCTAAGCAGAATCTGAGCCAGGAGCTGCATGATGGGCAGGTGCGCAGCGAGGAACTGCAAGCGGAGCTGGAGGAGCGTAagtcacccccagctctgctccccgtgGCTCATGTTGCGTCTCAGGCctttggcccagattctcaaaggtgcctaactcccctagGCACCAAAGACCTTATAAGATTTGGGCCACGGCATCTTCTGAGCTCTCTGGCAGCAGGCTCCTTTGCAGCGCGGGCTACTTCACTACCCaggtgcatgctggggggggaccCACCCCCTAGTGCAGGTGAGACACATCCCCGAACCCAGAGGACATGAGCCCCCAGCCAGTTTGTTCCCCCCCCCGACTCTCTTGCAGTGAACGAGGAGAAGTCGAACCTGGAGGAAATCTGCAGCCAGAAGCAAGGTGAGAACAGGCCTTTAGCGGACGGGATGGCAGCTCCGGGCTGGACAGCCGAGATAAAGGCACTGACCGCTTTGGTCCCGCGCTTTGAGATCCACTGTTGAGAAGGACTCGAGGAGAGACAGGCGCTACCGTTAGCAGCGGGATACAACGCGGGATCTGCCCCCCGAACTCCTTGTGGGCCCCCCTGCAGTCCCCTCTATTTCAGAGACTTCCTGCCTCTCTGCTCCGTCTCTCCCCTGCCAGGGGTGCTGCGTGCCCCCAGAGGTGTTGTGTGTCCCCTTTGTCCCCTCCCTCACACCAAGTCCCCCGATTCCTCCCGCATCCCAGGgcccctgtgtgccccccattcctccttcctctccccaggcTTCCCCGTCTCCCCCGTCCCAGGCCTTGTgtgcgcctccccctcccccgtccatCACACCAGGGTCCCCCgatcttcccccatcccagggcccCTGTGTGTCCCCCATTCCGCCTCCCTCACACCAGGGTCCCCCGATCTCCCCCGTCCCAGGGCCTCTGTGTGTCCCCCATTCCGCCTCGCTCTCCCCAGGCTTCCCCGATCTCCCCCGTCCCAGGgcccctgtgtgccccccattcctccttcctctccccaggcTTCCCCGATCTCCCCCGTCCCAGGCCTTGTGtgcacctccccccaccagggTCCCCGgatctccccccatcccagggcccctgtgtgccccccattcctccttcctctccccaggcTTCCCCGATCTCCCCCGTCCCAGGCCTTGtgtgcaccccccctcccccctccatcacACCAGGGTCCCCCgatcttcccccatcccaggcctTCTATGTGccccacattccccctccctcacactAGGGTCCCCCAATCTCCCGCCAATCCAGGGcctctgtgtgccccccattccGCCTCCCTCACACTAGGGTCCCCCaatctccccccatcccagggccTCTGTGCTCCCCCCATTCTCCATCCTCTCATACCAGGATCCCCCAGTCTCCccctgccaggggctctgtgtgccccccccccgcaggtaaGTGGGACCTGCCCAAGGGCAGGCCGGAGTGAGCACCCCATGGGGAGTGGGGTGGCCCCGGCAGGGATCAGCGTGCGGTGTCTCTCTGGGAGCCGTGTCCCCAGCACTAACACGTGTGTCCCTTCCAGAGCTCCTGCGGACCCTGCAGCTCCGCTGCCAGGAGACAGAGGCCGAGGCCCAGCGGTGAGAGGgggatagggcaggggttggggcaggagggaggggtggacagaGGGagaggtgtgtatggggataTAGACGGAGactgagagacacagagaaccATACAGAGACAGAAGGACTCCTTggttcagctctgggaggggagtggggtctagtggttagagcaggggaggagagggctgggagccaggatgcctgggttctcttcatGTCACGGCCTGATATTGGGCCAGGTGTTTCCGCTTCTCTGCCCATGTGCGGGGGTTGGGTAGATTCACCTGGGGAAGGTGTCTTGGGGTCCCCTGCTGGCGATAGCCTCGTCTGGGAGTCAGGCCGCCGGGGCCCACCGGCTGGGCCGCTCTTGTTCGCCCCGTGCAGGCAGCAGACGCTGTCCCAGGAGCGGAAGCAGAGCATCGAGGAGCTGACGGCGAAGATCCAGGAGGAGAAGCTGAAGCAGCGGAAACAGAGgtaccccccgcccccctgcagcgGACTGAACGTGGGATGGGACCCCCAGCTCTGTAAGCGGGAGTCACTACTGCTccaaccctcccgcccccggtGCCCTGGAGATGGCCAAGTGTCGtacacagcacccagcacaacaggCAGTGAGCCGGAGTgggcagtgcattctgggatatctaGATGCTCCCTTCTCTCCGTGAGATCTACGGCAGCCCGATCCTCGAAGTAAATCCCTTAGCGGGTCTGGGGCGTCCATCCTTGGGGCAGCCCCCGGTGTGCCAGCCAGGCCGACCCACGGGCAAGCGCTCCGAGAGAGGCCAGGGTTGCGCACCCCACTTTGCCGACTAGCCGCCTGGCCTAGGTGTGCAATGgtggctccctgctgcagcctgagcATCTGCCTCAGGTTCCACTCCCTGGGTGTGTTCCACGCCCAGTGATCAACCAGCTGCcaggcccccagggcaggggtgacGGTGCTCGGCCTGGGCAGTCCCGGCTTTGCCACAGGGCCTCGCTTGCCAGCACCTGCTCAGCAGAGAGAGTAGAGTCACCCTGGGGGGTGAATCAGCCCTTAgcgtctctctctgtctctctctcacactcagcAGAGGGTGCacaagcgcacacacacacacacacacacacacacacagagcagagctCGTCCCCTCcagcggggtgcagcagggggacaTACACCCCACACACTCACACCTGCGCACTCACACCCACCGAGCAGGGCTCATCCCCTGCAACTGGGGATGGGAGTGACACGCACACTCACAGCACACggctgagcccctccagcagggacacacacacacacagagcagggctcatctCTTCCAGCAGGGGGCGACAGGGACATAAACTACACTGTATGTAACGCactctgtgtgtgtccctgctgccccctgctggaggggctgagctgtgtgtgtgtgtgtgtgtgtgtgtgcgtgtatccctgctgccccctgctggagggaatgagccctgctctgtgtgtgtgtgtgtgtccctgctgtagGGGCTGAGctgtgtgctctgtgtgtgtgtgtccctgctggaggggctgagctgtgtgtgtgtgtgtgcgtgtatccctgctgccccctgctggaggggatgagccctgctgtgtgtgtgtgtgtgggggggggtgtttctgtTGTGTGCAGAACTCCACACTCCTGTACCCCAGTCGCCCTCTCTGCCCCATGGCAGCCCCTCAGCCCCTGTTGTTTCCAGGCTGGAATTTGAGCAGCAGCTGGACGAGCTGATGGAGAAGCACAAGAGCCTCCAGGAGGGCCACGTAAGAGCCATCGGGGTCCATCCCCCGTGCTGTTCCTGGGCCAAGTGGGGCGGGGTCCAAGGGAACACCCCCTAGGGACAGCCTGGGGGACACAACCCTACTGGGAGGGGACCTGGGAATGCATGGCAGGGAGTGGGTTACAGGTTACAGCAGGGAGTCTGACCGGGAGctgggattcctgggttctctaccTGGCtttgaggggggctgggagcccggactcctgagTTCTTGCCCCGGCTCTGGGCGGGGAGTGGGATCTGGGGGGGTTGGGAACCAGGACAGGGGTTGAGGACACTCAGTGCTCGCAGAAGCCAAGGGTTTCGACGGTGTTTCCCTGTGGCAGCCTTAGGGGAGGGACCTGATATAAGGCCTAGGGGGGAGGGAAACTACTCTTTAGCTGGTACAAGCTGCGTCTCCCCTCGGAGACCAAGCTTCGGCCTGGGATGAGACCCGGCCATGGGCCGTTAGTGTGAGGGAAGCCTGTGGACGCCCCCACCCCACACTTCCTCCTCCCCATGGCTCTGTGGTGAattccctctgcctcctcctaGAGCATGGAGAAGCTGGCTGCCGAGATCGGCAGCATGGCCGAGAGCAAGGAACGTTTGCTGAGCGAAGGTGAtgaatctctctgggcctcagttcccagctgtaaaaCGGGCAGAATAATCCCCACTTCGGTCTGTCTTGTTTATCTGGAGTGCAGacgcttgggggcagggaccttctctcagtcggggtctgggcagcgcctggcatgacggggggccctgatctcggtcggggtctgagCAGCGCCTGgcatgacggggccctgatctcggtcggggtctgagCAGCGCCTGgcatgatggggccctgatctcggtcggggtctgagCAGCGCCTGgcatgacggggccctgatctcgctcGGGGTCTGAGCAGTGCCTGgcatgacggggccctgatctcagtcggggtctgagCAGCGCCTGgcatgatggggccctgatctcggatggggccctgatctcagtcggggtctgagCAGCGCCTGgcatgatggggccctgatctcggatggggccctgatctcggtcggggtctgagCAGCGCCTGgcatgacggggccctgatctcggatggggccctgatcttggtcggGGTCTGAGCAGCGCCTGgcatgacggggccctgatctcggatggggccctgatctcggtcggggtctgagCAGCGCCTGgcatgacggggccctgatctcggtcggggtctgggcagcgcccggcacggtGGGGCCCCAATCTTGGTCTCTGCAGACATGTCTCAGTCCAGGAGCTGGGCCCCATCCGTTCTCACTGAGATCCCAGCACCCGAGTTACGCTGCCCCGTGACGCTGTTTCTGTCATTTGCCCTAGACAAGCTGATCCAAGACAACCTGGCCCAGGTCGAgaagcagctgggctccctgccccaggcagaggcagctcccagccaggagaGGATGTTCCTGAAGAGCCAGGAGGCCAGCACTGCCCTGTGAGTGCCGAGTGCCACCAGCCTTGTGCCAGCCCCGGGGGAGCAGTACTGCAGCGATACACCgcgagcaggactcctgggtcctatccccagctgggggaggggagcggggtctagtggttagagcaggggggctgggagccaggactcctggcttctatccCTGCCTTGAGGAGTGAAGGCACCTCAGGTGCTGCCCTGAAACCATCCATCTAGGCCAGTGCGGAGCGTGCCTTGGCACAGCGCTGGCAGAGGTCCGCCAGGAAGAGGGGATGCAGAGAGAGTCGTTCCCGGCACTGCCTGCCTTGCCTGGGGGGTGATTGCTGTCCATCACCGAGGCGTCTGGGCTGTTCACTGCCTTCTGTTGTCCCCAGGCAGCTGTTCCAACAGGAAAACAAGAGAGCGACCGAGTATCTGGAGGCAGCTTCGCGCCGCCACTCAGAACTGCAGCAGAAGTTCAAgaggtgagtgcagggggggctgggagccaggactcctgggttctgtcctggctctgggaggggaacgaGGGCTTCCGGGCTAGAGCAgggcaggactgggagccaggactcctgggttcaatcctggctttgggaggggagtggggtctagtggttagagcagggtgcggctgggagccaggactcctgggttcaatcctggctctgggaggggagtggggtctagtggttagagcagggtgcggctgggagccaggactcctgggttctctcccaggttCTGTGAGCTTGGTGCTGAGGCTGCTGCTTTGCTGTGGGAACCGTCAGTCCAAGGCCCTGACTGGTTTGTCCAGGAAACTCCCCCGGCACATTTTGGCCCTCTTCGCCTGGCCCAGTCCCAACTTGGTCCAGCCCACTCCAGCTCTCTCCACATTCCCCGTGTCTCCAGTGGCTTCTGGGAGTCCTCACTGTCCTGCTTGCTCGGCTGTGCTGGGCAGCGGCTGCGTGCcccaccagaggtggctgcatttctccgCTGCCATAGCCCTTGTGACACAGCCCTTCCTCTCCGCGAATGGCTCGGCTGCCCTGGGGACGGGCCCGGCCAGGCGCTCCCGTCGTTTGATTGTAACCAATATTTCTGGTCTCTTTCAGGCTGAGGGCTGAGCTGGAAGCCCAGCAGGTGAGGATGGTAGCGACAAAGGGAAATCTCTGGTACGCAAAGGGGCAGGGCTTGGCTAGATGGTCCACTGGAGTCTGTGGTGCTGGACCCCCGTGACCAGGACATTGGCACATGGACAGAATACCCCACCTGATATGCAGAGAGAGGGGTGTACGAGGATGCATGGATGGAGGGgtgcatgggggagggagggctggctggctggaggcgtGCGAGGCTTGGCTGGAGGTGTGCGAGGTGGCTGGAGGTGTGCGAGAACTGGTTGGCTGGAGGTGTGTGAGGCCTGACTGGAGCTGTGCgaggactggctggctggctggaggtgTGCGAGGTGGCTGGAGGTGTGCGaggcctggctggctggaggtgtgtgaggcctgactggagctgtgcgaggactggctggctggaggagtgcgaggactggctggctggaggtgtgcaaggcctggctggctggctggaggtgtgcaaggcctggctggctggaggTAAGTGTGCAAGGCCTGGCTGGAGGTGTGCAAGGACTGGCTGGCTGGAGGTGTGCAAAGTGGCTGGAGGTGTGCgaggcctggctggctggctggaggtgtgcaaggactggctggctggaggtaggTGTGCAAGGACTGGCTGGCTGACTGGAGGTGTGCAAGGTGGCTGGCTGGAGGTGTGCGaggcctggctggctggaggtgtgcgaggcctggctggctggaggtaggTGTGCgagccctggctggctggctggaggtgTGCGAGGCCTGGCTGGAGGTGTGTGAAGTGGCTGGAGGTAGGTGTGTgaggcctggctggctggctggaggtgTGCGAGGTGGCTGGAGGTAGGTGTGCgaggcctggctggctggctggaggtgTGCGAGGCCTGGCTGGAGGTGTGCGAGGTGGCTGGAGGTAGGTGTGCGAGGCCTGGCTGGCTGGCGGCTTTCCTGGCTCTGGGTTCCTGCTGGTGCCCGAGGTCCCTGGGAGGCCCAGCAGTTGCTCGTACCCCTTTGGGTGTCCCAATCAGCCTGCCAGCCAGGGGACTGAGCGgcccctggggctgggacccACGGCCCTTCCCTAAATGCCCAGCAGCGCAGTGGGGCCAGGCCTAGGGTGGGGCAATCAGCACTTGGGTGGGATCCGAGGTCTAGCGCCAGCGTCTGAGCGTTCTCACCCAGCCGTGTCCCACCGTCCCAGCTAGGGGGGCAGCCCGACCCTTCCACATCTCCCCCCATAACCCCCGCCCTGTGCTCTGCCCCACCGCAGGGCTCCAGGGGTGACTCGGCCAGCATGGAAACAGATgcctaacaccccccccccccccagcgagaGCTCGAATGGCGCCCCCCGAGGATCAGCCTGGAGTTAAGTCACCTCTGGATGTATCGGGCTCCTTGTTATGAATAAAAACATCCTTCTCTCCACTCCCTGCTGGCCTCTGCCCGGTTATTGGACTCGGGGCGGGAGCCATCTGTCCCATTCGGCGACCCCCAGTTCAGGGAGGTTGGGGATCCCATGGGGAGGGGTCAGGCAAGCCCCCCGAGAATGATGAAAGGGTTAGTGAGAGGTGCCAGGAGCTCGGTCTATTTAGGCGAACCaggagaaggtgaaggggtgactttATCCCCGTCTATAAGTACCAGCTGGACAAATTCAGCCTGGGAAGAAGGCGTCTGTTTTTAACGATGAGAGGAATTAACCGATTTCCCACGGGGCACGGTGGAGTCTCCATCCCTGGCCGTGGTTCAGTTGAGACGGGCTGAAGCCACCTGGCTGCATCAGTCCCAGCTGGCACCATCGGGCAGCGGCGGGTGGTCACGTCTGTGCCAGTCAGTCTCCgtcccgcggtgggggctgccgTCGTTCTGGGGTCCCGGGTGCGTGAAGCGAGTGGGAGCTTCCTTGTCAGGCTGCCTTGGCGTCATGTGGCGCTAGGGGCCCTCTCCATGTGGAGTCGGTGCATTGACACCCGGGTCCCAGTGTGGCCCCAGGGGGCctgtgctgcggggagggggtgggaggctcAGGAGGTGGCGCTGCATCGGCTcccagctcaggggagggagcagtGGAGAACAGATGGGATATGGCTGCGTTGCGCCGTGTATGCCTGGGTGGagtagcctgtggaactccctgctgcagggtaTCAGAGAGGCAAAGAGTAACGGTGAATTGAAATAAGAGTGGATTTCACGTGACCATGAACAGACGCGCCTCCCAGCTGGGACATGCACTACTGGCCCCCAGGCTTCGGGCTCTGAGCCTGGGGGTGTCAGGAAGAGATTTCCTGCAGAGACGGGGTCCCCGAGTAGCTGGATCATCGCTCGGCCCCTCCCACGCCCTCCTGATCCCCAGAGGGCGGGACGATTACGCTATGCGGCAGGGGGAGACCTCTCCCTGCATGCTCATGGCTGTGTGGAGGCCGGGGGCCCCAAAGGGGCCTAGGGTACCCAGCAGAAAGTCGCGGGGGAGTGGGCATGACCCCAGAGATTGCCATGGAGAAGGGGCAGCGTGCGCCACGCCTACCGCAACACCTTTGGGTGCGGGGCTGCCGGGCCACACACCACACGCTCTCCCGAGTGCTCTGGAATCCTCATGGTTATTCCGAGTGCCTCGAAACTGGCTGGGCCTGGGTTCTCTGGGCAGGGGAGCGTCTGATGGCTGAGAGCAGAGGACGCGGGggtggcctgggagccaggactcctgggttctctgtcaCCCTTTGTCTTCCCCTCCCcagacaaaaaaaacaggagtacttgtggcaccttaaagactaacaaatttattgtagcatgagctttcgtgagctaaagctcacaaagctcatgctacaataaatttgttagtctttaaggtgccacaagtactcctgttttttttgcggatacagactaacacggctgctactctgaaacctccccAGACAGTGACCCAAATTTGGGGTAatttgaccaaggggttcctgagaTATCTAACCATATCCCTAAGACTGActgtctgtctatctgtctgtctatctatccccatacacactcgtcatctatctgtctatctagctGTTCATTTGCCAGTATCAAAGATGGCCGCTCCCGTTTAATGGTGCATTAAATAGCGCTGAAGCGGACATATTTGATCCTGGCGCTCAGGCTGAGCCGATCCCGGGGGCGTGGCCATCTTGCTTGATGCGCTCGCCACTCTCATGGGGGCGGCCATATTTGATGGGTTTTCCTGCCGTTGGGCTTGGGGGCGGGCATCTTGGAAGCGGGCAGAGGCCGACGGGGAGGAACGTCATAGCCCTGGTGACGGCCATCTTGGAAGCGGGCAGATGAGCTGGCTGCGGCTGGAGGTGGCGGCTGCGCCTTCGGCCGGGGTGACCCCGGAAGTGGAAGCAGacgcctgggggaggggctgtcagaacttcctgcccagagcccttgTCTTGATTCCAGCCACAACAAGGGGCTGGGAGATACCATGGTAAGGGGgaccccggactcctgggttctctgggaggggagggatctgagagcaggaggggatgggagcccggactcctgggttctctgggaggggaggggtctgagagcaggaggggatgggagcccggactcctgggttctct from Mauremys mutica isolate MM-2020 ecotype Southern chromosome 15, ASM2049712v1, whole genome shotgun sequence includes the following:
- the LOC123349864 gene encoding synaptonemal complex central element protein 1-like isoform X6 is translated as MEGSKQVPSDFAPKAEELLLLVKQLQDAGTLEPRMDDLVGRISRLQRAKQNLSQELHDGQVRSEELQAELEERTKDLIRFGPRHLLSSLAAGSFAARATSLPRCMLGGDPPPSAELLRTLQLRCQETEAEAQRQQTLSQERKQSIEELTAKIQEEKLKQRKQSPSAPVVSRLEFEQQLDELMEKHKSLQEGHSMEKLAAEIGSMAESKERLLSEDKLIQDNLAQVEKQLGSLPQAEAAPSQERMFLKSQEASTALCSNRKTRERPSIWRQLRAATQNCSRSSRG
- the LOC123349864 gene encoding synaptonemal complex central element protein 1-like isoform X4; amino-acid sequence: MEGSKQVPSDFAPKAEELLLLVKQLQDAKQNLSQELHDGQVRSEELQAELEERTKDLIRFGPRHLLSSLAAGSFAARATSLPRCMLGGDPPPSAELLRTLQLRCQETEAEAQRQQTLSQERKQSIEELTAKIQEEKLKQRKQSPSAPVVSRLEFEQQLDELMEKHKSLQEGHSMEKLAAEIGSMAESKERLLSEDKLIQDNLAQVEKQLGSLPQAEAAPSQERMFLKSQEASTALQLFQQENKRATEYLEAASRRHSELQQKFKRLRAELEAQQGSRGDSASMETDA
- the LOC123349864 gene encoding synaptonemal complex central element protein 1-like isoform X5, with protein sequence MEGSKQAGTLEPRMDDLVGRISRLQRAKQNLSQELHDGQVRSEELQAELEERTKDLIRFGPRHLLSSLAAGSFAARATSLPRCMLGGDPPPSAELLRTLQLRCQETEAEAQRQQTLSQERKQSIEELTAKIQEEKLKQRKQSPSAPVVSRLEFEQQLDELMEKHKSLQEGHSMEKLAAEIGSMAESKERLLSEDKLIQDNLAQVEKQLGSLPQAEAAPSQERMFLKSQEASTALQLFQQENKRATEYLEAASRRHSELQQKFKRLRAELEAQQGSRGDSASMETDA
- the LOC123349864 gene encoding synaptonemal complex central element protein 1-like isoform X1; this translates as MEGSKQVPSDFAPKAEELLLLVKQLQDAGTLEPRMDDLVGRISRLQRAKQNLSQELHDGQVRSEELQAELEERTKDLIRFGPRHLLSSLAAGSFAARATSLPRCMLGGDPPPSAELLRTLQLRCQETEAEAQRQQTLSQERKQSIEELTAKIQEEKLKQRKQSPSAPVVSRLEFEQQLDELMEKHKSLQEGHSMEKLAAEIGSMAESKERLLSEDKLIQDNLAQVEKQLGSLPQAEAAPSQERMFLKSQEASTALQLFQQENKRATEYLEAASRRHSELQQKFKRLRAELEAQQGSRGDSASMETDA
- the LOC123349864 gene encoding synaptonemal complex central element protein 1-like isoform X10, whose protein sequence is MEGSKQVPSDFAPKAEELLLLVKQLQDAKQNLSQELHDGQVRSEELQAELEELNEEKSNLEEICSQKQELLRTLQLRCQETEAEAQRQQTLSQERKQSIEELTAKIQEEKLKQRKQSPSAPVVSRLEFEQQLDELMEKHKSLQEGHSMEKLAAEIGSMAESKERLLSEDKLIQDNLAQVEKQLGSLPQAEAAPSQERMFLKSQEASTALQLFQQENKRATEYLEAASRRHSELQQKFKRLRAELEAQQGSRGDSASMETDA
- the LOC123349864 gene encoding synaptonemal complex central element protein 1-like isoform X2, which codes for MLRVPSDFAPKAEELLLLVKQLQDAGTLEPRMDDLVGRISRLQRAKQNLSQELHDGQVRSEELQAELEERTKDLIRFGPRHLLSSLAAGSFAARATSLPRCMLGGDPPPSAELLRTLQLRCQETEAEAQRQQTLSQERKQSIEELTAKIQEEKLKQRKQSPSAPVVSRLEFEQQLDELMEKHKSLQEGHSMEKLAAEIGSMAESKERLLSEDKLIQDNLAQVEKQLGSLPQAEAAPSQERMFLKSQEASTALQLFQQENKRATEYLEAASRRHSELQQKFKRLRAELEAQQGSRGDSASMETDA
- the LOC123349864 gene encoding synaptonemal complex central element protein 1-like isoform X7; this translates as MLRVPSDFAPKAEELLLLVKQLQDAKQNLSQELHDGQVRSEELQAELEERTKDLIRFGPRHLLSSLAAGSFAARATSLPRCMLGGDPPPSAELLRTLQLRCQETEAEAQRQQTLSQERKQSIEELTAKIQEEKLKQRKQSPSAPVVSRLEFEQQLDELMEKHKSLQEGHSMEKLAAEIGSMAESKERLLSEDKLIQDNLAQVEKQLGSLPQAEAAPSQERMFLKSQEASTALQLFQQENKRATEYLEAASRRHSELQQKFKRLRAELEAQQGSRGDSASMETDA
- the LOC123349864 gene encoding synaptonemal complex central element protein 1-like isoform X8, whose translation is MEGSKQVPSDFAPKAEELLLLVKQLQDAGTLEPRMDDLVGRISRLQRAKQNLSQELHDGQVRSEELQAELEELNEEKSNLEEICSQKQELLRTLQLRCQETEAEAQRQQTLSQERKQSIEELTAKIQEEKLKQRKQSPSAPVVSRLEFEQQLDELMEKHKSLQEGHSMEKLAAEIGSMAESKERLLSEDKLIQDNLAQVEKQLGSLPQAEAAPSQERMFLKSQEASTALQLFQQENKRATEYLEAASRRHSELQQKFKRLRAELEAQQGSRGDSASMETDA
- the LOC123349864 gene encoding synaptonemal complex central element protein 1-like isoform X9, which translates into the protein MEGSKQVPSDFAPKAEELLLLVKQLQDAGTLEPRMDDLVGRISRLQRAKQNLSQELHDGQVRSEELQAELEELNEEKSNLEEICSQKQELLRTLQLRCQETEAEAQRQQTLSQERKQSIEELTAKIQEEKLKQRKQRLEFEQQLDELMEKHKSLQEGHSMEKLAAEIGSMAESKERLLSEDKLIQDNLAQVEKQLGSLPQAEAAPSQERMFLKSQEASTALQLFQQENKRATEYLEAASRRHSELQQKFKRLRAELEAQQGSRGDSASMETDA
- the LOC123349864 gene encoding synaptonemal complex central element protein 1-like isoform X3 — protein: MEGSKQVPSDFAPKAEELLLLVKQLQDAGTLEPRMDDLVGRISRLQRAKQNLSQELHDGQVRSEELQAELEERTKDLIRFGPRHLLSSLAAGSFAARATSLPRCMLGGDPPPSAELLRTLQLRCQETEAEAQRQQTLSQERKQSIEELTAKIQEEKLKQRKQRLEFEQQLDELMEKHKSLQEGHSMEKLAAEIGSMAESKERLLSEDKLIQDNLAQVEKQLGSLPQAEAAPSQERMFLKSQEASTALQLFQQENKRATEYLEAASRRHSELQQKFKRLRAELEAQQGSRGDSASMETDA